In the Haloferula helveola genome, one interval contains:
- a CDS encoding tetratricopeptide repeat protein, with the protein MAKLNVWWMTLLPALLALAVYAPVAGYPFVNYDDPFYFYSNPHVVGGPTAENLRWAFEIHGPSMWIPLTWMSHQVMAGLFGTDPGPQHVFNLILHAANAMLLGVWLRRSTGRAGLALGIAAVFAVHPIHVESVAWVTERKDVLALFFCLLALLFHERRCRSGGWGSYVGMFVCHALAVMAKPLAVTLPCAMLLWECWPLVGRLRVRAVLEKVPLLAVSAVGSWLTILCQQSAGAIGSAADFPFILRLQNAAVAYATYLKRLVLPDDLSVFYPYPETLPLAVWLPSLIVLLVISAAAWKLRRTLPALAVGWLWFLGTLLPMIGLVQAGAAAMADRYAYFSFIGLYVAVAWSLDAWLKRQPELKPAVAGAVGAMVIGLAVAGRWQVSFWQDSTALMRRAIEVTEGNYLAHNNLGLALEERGDTAAARAAYGESLAVRPDHTQALSNLGALEAKQGNLMAALDLLEAAVAADVDHAAAWHNLGKARLQGGDIDGSREAFRKAIDIAPDFGMPRYDLAVLEMGRRHWDEAVTLLADLVALAPDHADAWVNLGFVELKRGNLEAAERAFVRAVGLGSELGRLNLERLRAERGSSPAEE; encoded by the coding sequence ATGGCAAAGCTGAACGTTTGGTGGATGACGTTACTGCCGGCGCTTCTGGCCTTGGCCGTTTATGCGCCGGTCGCGGGATACCCCTTCGTCAACTACGACGACCCGTTCTACTTCTACAGCAATCCGCATGTCGTTGGCGGCCCGACTGCCGAGAACCTGCGGTGGGCCTTCGAGATCCACGGGCCGAGCATGTGGATTCCGCTTACGTGGATGTCCCATCAGGTCATGGCCGGACTTTTCGGTACGGACCCCGGGCCGCAGCATGTCTTCAACCTGATCCTCCATGCGGCGAATGCCATGCTGCTGGGCGTTTGGTTGCGGCGTTCCACCGGTCGTGCCGGGCTGGCTCTTGGCATCGCCGCGGTTTTTGCGGTCCACCCGATCCATGTTGAATCCGTCGCGTGGGTCACCGAGCGCAAGGACGTGCTCGCCCTGTTCTTCTGCTTGCTGGCCCTCCTCTTTCACGAGCGCCGTTGCCGCAGTGGCGGTTGGGGAAGCTATGTCGGCATGTTCGTCTGCCATGCGCTTGCAGTGATGGCGAAGCCGCTCGCGGTGACCCTGCCGTGTGCGATGCTTCTCTGGGAATGCTGGCCGCTAGTCGGAAGGCTCCGCGTGAGAGCGGTGCTCGAAAAGGTGCCGTTGCTGGCCGTGTCGGCGGTTGGTAGCTGGCTGACGATTCTCTGCCAGCAGTCGGCCGGAGCCATCGGGTCGGCTGCGGACTTCCCCTTCATCCTCCGCCTTCAGAATGCGGCCGTTGCATATGCGACCTACTTGAAGCGCCTCGTCCTGCCCGACGATCTGTCGGTCTTCTATCCCTATCCGGAAACGTTGCCACTGGCCGTCTGGCTTCCGTCGTTGATCGTGCTCCTGGTGATCAGCGCGGCTGCGTGGAAACTGAGGAGGACGCTCCCGGCGTTGGCGGTCGGATGGCTGTGGTTCCTCGGAACGTTGCTGCCCATGATCGGCCTCGTCCAGGCCGGTGCGGCGGCGATGGCGGACCGCTACGCCTACTTCAGCTTCATCGGTCTCTATGTCGCTGTGGCATGGAGTCTCGATGCCTGGCTCAAGCGCCAGCCGGAACTGAAGCCGGCGGTCGCCGGCGCGGTGGGCGCGATGGTGATCGGGCTGGCGGTTGCCGGACGGTGGCAGGTCTCCTTTTGGCAGGACTCGACAGCTCTGATGCGGAGGGCCATCGAGGTGACGGAAGGGAATTACCTGGCCCACAACAATCTGGGTCTGGCGCTCGAGGAAAGGGGAGACACCGCAGCGGCCCGAGCCGCTTACGGGGAGTCCTTGGCCGTTCGGCCCGATCACACCCAGGCGTTGTCGAATCTCGGAGCCCTTGAAGCGAAACAAGGGAACCTGATGGCCGCCTTGGATCTCCTCGAAGCGGCGGTGGCGGCGGATGTCGACCATGCGGCTGCGTGGCACAACCTCGGTAAGGCGCGGCTGCAGGGAGGGGATATCGACGGCTCACGCGAGGCATTCCGGAAGGCTATCGACATCGCGCCGGACTTCGGCATGCCGCGATACGATCTCGCGGTGTTGGAGATGGGACGGCGCCACTGGGATGAAGCGGTGACTCTTCTGGCGGATCTGGTGGCGCTGGCCCCCGATCATGCCGATGCGTGGGTGAACCTCGGCTTTGTCGAACTCAAGCGTGGCAATCTGGAGGCCGCCGAGCGGGCTTTCGTTCGCGCGGTCGGACTGGGCTCGGAGCTCGGTCGGCTGAACCTCGAACGATTGCGTGCCGAGCGAGGCAGCTCGCCGGCAGAAGAGTAA
- a CDS encoding glycosyltransferase family 2 protein: MRLSVIVAAFNEEHAIGSTLADLHAHLPAETEILVVDGGKDRTGEVVEGWTDRLPGLRYIPHPNDRGKGHAIRTGIREATGDLHAQFDADGQFFAKDLLPLVEPLERGELDVVLGTRFATGSGRDADAAWSRSLGNRVVSGWASLLFGQRMTDVLAGIKAWTRASASAIDLRSDTYEYEVEIPCRAIRAGLRVGEVPVDTRAREEGESKVPVLRTGIRVLTATTRFRWQS; the protein is encoded by the coding sequence GTGCGGCTCAGTGTGATTGTGGCGGCGTTCAACGAGGAGCATGCGATCGGCTCGACCCTCGCGGACCTGCACGCGCATTTGCCGGCTGAGACCGAGATCCTGGTAGTGGATGGCGGGAAGGATCGCACCGGTGAAGTGGTTGAAGGATGGACGGATCGTCTGCCGGGCCTGCGCTACATTCCGCACCCCAATGATCGTGGGAAAGGACACGCGATCCGAACCGGGATCCGCGAGGCGACGGGCGACCTGCACGCGCAGTTTGATGCCGACGGTCAGTTCTTCGCCAAGGATCTGCTGCCGCTGGTTGAACCGCTTGAGCGTGGCGAACTCGATGTCGTGCTGGGCACGCGATTCGCGACCGGCAGCGGGCGCGATGCCGATGCGGCATGGTCCCGAAGCCTGGGCAATCGAGTCGTCAGCGGTTGGGCGAGCCTGCTGTTCGGACAGCGGATGACCGACGTGCTGGCCGGGATCAAGGCGTGGACCCGGGCGTCGGCGTCGGCGATCGACCTGCGAAGCGACACCTATGAGTATGAGGTCGAGATCCCGTGTCGCGCGATCCGTGCCGGCCTGCGGGTCGGTGAGGTGCCGGTCGACACCCGGGCCCGAGAAGAAGGCGAATCGAAGGTCCCGGTCCTGCGAACTGGCATCCGGGTTCTCACCGCAACCACCCGCTTCCGATGGCAAAGCTGA
- a CDS encoding NAD-dependent epimerase/dehydratase family protein: protein MCGFWDGKSVIVPGGAGFIGSSVVDALVARSARVTVIDDESSGDFSRLDTHGPAIRRIRTDVHRIDLREAFRDSDVVLNLAGLAPGLTPDEDRHERLYQENLRIADAVLEAAVDARVPRLLVVSSSCVYPDDAPVPTPELPLEQTEPEQANRGYGRAKREIEKRAIAAAGDVTKITIARPFNACGPRDRATGPGAHVIPSLLSKILDPATEEVVVWGSGRQTRSFLDARDVATALLLLVETHPTPDPVNIGSSEEISLADLVPRLMNISGISKPVRFDTTKPEGALRKGCDASLLRKITGFVPEYSLDDSLREIVESRIHTPAATANP, encoded by the coding sequence ATGTGCGGCTTCTGGGACGGCAAATCGGTGATCGTTCCCGGCGGGGCGGGCTTCATCGGCTCGTCGGTGGTCGATGCACTGGTGGCCCGCTCGGCCCGGGTCACGGTCATCGACGACGAATCCTCCGGAGACTTCTCGCGGCTCGATACGCACGGTCCGGCGATCCGGCGAATTCGGACCGACGTGCACAGGATCGATCTCAGGGAGGCCTTCCGTGATTCCGACGTCGTGCTGAACCTCGCCGGCCTCGCTCCTGGACTGACTCCGGACGAAGACCGGCATGAACGCCTCTATCAGGAGAACCTCCGCATCGCCGACGCCGTGCTCGAAGCCGCCGTCGACGCCCGAGTGCCGCGATTGCTCGTCGTCAGTTCTTCCTGCGTTTATCCGGACGACGCGCCCGTTCCGACACCCGAACTGCCGTTGGAGCAAACCGAACCGGAACAGGCCAATCGAGGCTACGGCCGGGCGAAGCGGGAGATCGAGAAGCGGGCCATCGCAGCCGCCGGAGACGTAACGAAGATCACGATCGCGCGCCCATTCAACGCCTGCGGACCGCGTGACCGAGCCACCGGCCCAGGCGCCCATGTGATCCCGTCGCTGCTGTCGAAGATCCTCGACCCGGCGACCGAGGAAGTCGTCGTCTGGGGCAGTGGCCGCCAGACCCGGAGTTTCCTCGACGCCCGCGATGTCGCAACCGCCCTGCTCCTGCTCGTCGAAACGCATCCAACTCCCGATCCGGTGAACATCGGATCCTCGGAAGAGATCTCGCTCGCCGATCTGGTGCCGCGATTGATGAACATCAGCGGTATCTCCAAGCCGGTCCGCTTCGACACGACCAAGCCGGAGGGAGCGCTACGGAAAGGATGCGACGCATCGTTGCTGCGGAAGATCACCGGCTTCGTGCCGGAGTATTCCCTCGATGATTCCCTGCGGGAGATTGTCGAGTCACGAATCCACACCCCTGCCGCGACCGCGAACCCATGA